A genomic stretch from Leptospira johnsonii includes:
- a CDS encoding Rrf2 family transcriptional regulator — protein MSIPSRYSIAIHILSLVDRDGEEASSSQIMADSIGTNPVVVRNILGKLKKAGLVVSKQGVAGAKLAKSPEEIQLLQIYKAVETEAPLFSIHDKPNPKCPVGKKIQTTLTGIFQEAQSALEAKLGEFHLSDVLFQLDSEKKKRA, from the coding sequence ATGTCGATTCCGAGCAGGTATTCCATAGCCATTCATATTCTTTCCTTGGTCGACCGGGATGGAGAAGAAGCCAGTTCCTCTCAAATTATGGCAGATAGTATCGGGACCAATCCTGTTGTAGTCCGGAACATCCTGGGAAAATTAAAAAAAGCAGGACTCGTGGTTTCCAAACAAGGAGTTGCAGGTGCAAAACTCGCCAAATCTCCCGAGGAGATCCAACTTTTACAGATCTACAAGGCTGTGGAAACGGAGGCTCCTCTATTCTCGATCCATGACAAGCCGAACCCGAAATGCCCTGTGGGTAAAAAGATACAAACTACTTTGACCGGAATTTTCCAAGAGGCTCAGTCCGCACTCGAAGCAAAACTAGGCGAATTCCATCTTTCGGACGTGCTATTCCAATTGGATTCCGAAAAG